In Candidatus Peregrinibacteria bacterium, one DNA window encodes the following:
- a CDS encoding undecaprenyl-diphosphate phosphatase, whose translation MNVFEKIILGIVQGLTEFLPVSSSGHLFLFEEVIFKKSVDLPFDVFLHIATLFAVLIFFRKKLWELSHGFFQARGTSERIFVGKLALATLVTVPIALTIEPYIRNGEPPKIIALELIITGICILLAEFFSPKSIREFSWKMAFLVGIFQGIAAFAGISRSGITIAFLLLAGGERKKSVEISFLLSIPVIFGAFIFEFPKIYSAISLNINEFLWGGIFAFFSAFFAIWGMMRYIQKYWKWFSVWCFAVAGALLFFG comes from the coding sequence ATGAATGTTTTTGAAAAAATAATTCTTGGCATTGTTCAAGGGCTTACTGAATTTCTTCCGGTGTCTTCTTCAGGACATCTTTTTCTTTTTGAAGAAGTGATTTTTAAAAAATCTGTTGATCTTCCGTTTGATGTCTTTCTCCATATCGCAACGCTTTTCGCAGTTCTTATTTTTTTTCGGAAAAAACTCTGGGAACTCAGTCATGGTTTTTTTCAAGCGAGAGGAACTTCTGAACGAATTTTTGTCGGGAAGCTCGCGCTCGCAACCCTTGTTACTGTTCCCATAGCACTCACGATAGAACCATATATTCGGAATGGTGAACCTCCAAAAATTATCGCACTAGAACTTATTATTACGGGAATTTGTATTCTCCTCGCTGAATTTTTTTCTCCAAAAAGCATTCGCGAATTTTCATGGAAAATGGCTTTCCTCGTGGGAATTTTTCAGGGAATTGCCGCATTCGCTGGAATTTCTCGATCAGGAATTACCATCGCATTTCTTCTGCTTGCTGGTGGAGAGCGAAAAAAATCAGTAGAGATTTCCTTTCTTCTTTCTATTCCTGTTATTTTTGGAGCCTTTATTTTTGAATTTCCAAAAATATATAGTGCGATATCTCTGAATATTAATGAATTTCTTTGGGGAGGAATTTTCGCGTTTTTCTCAGCATTTTTCGCAATCTGGGGAATGATGCGATACATTCAAAAATATTGGAAATGGTTTTCCGTATGGTGCTTTGCGGTTGCGGGAGCTCTCCTGTTTTTTGGCTAG